The proteins below come from a single Terriglobia bacterium genomic window:
- the trpB gene encoding tryptophan synthase subunit beta: MSTSAKHALPTPGRFGDYGGRYVPETLVAALEELEAAYNRARRDKKFQRDLAYLLKQYAGRPTPLFFARRLTEKLGGARIYLKREDLLHTGAHKINNCIGQALLAERMGKRRVIAETGAGQHGVATATVCALFGFDCVVYMGTEDMRRQELNVFRMRLLGAEVRGVDSGSRTLKDAINEAMRDWVTNVRSTHYLLGSVLGAHPYPTMVRDFQSIIGRETRAQIRRATGKLPSAIIACVGGGSNAMGIFHEFIKKKDKRVRLIGVEAGGRGEKLGEHAARFHGGSPGVLQGTFSYVLQDDAGQIAATHSVSAGLDYPGVGPEHGWLKDIGRAEYVSASDQEALEACVLLSRTEGIIPALESAHAVAECLKRAPKMKKSDILIVNISGRGDKDMGILQENLSIGN; this comes from the coding sequence ATGTCCACATCAGCCAAACACGCGCTACCCACCCCCGGACGCTTCGGCGACTACGGCGGACGCTACGTTCCGGAAACCCTTGTCGCCGCACTCGAGGAACTGGAAGCCGCTTACAACCGCGCCCGCCGCGACAAAAAATTTCAGCGCGACCTCGCTTACCTCCTCAAGCAGTACGCTGGGCGTCCCACGCCGCTCTTCTTCGCCCGCCGCCTGACGGAAAAACTTGGCGGCGCGCGCATTTACCTGAAGCGCGAAGACCTGCTCCACACCGGTGCGCACAAGATCAACAACTGCATCGGCCAGGCGCTGCTTGCCGAACGCATGGGCAAGCGCCGCGTCATCGCCGAAACCGGGGCCGGTCAGCACGGCGTCGCTACCGCCACCGTCTGCGCGCTGTTCGGATTCGACTGCGTCGTCTACATGGGCACCGAGGACATGCGCCGCCAGGAACTCAACGTCTTCCGCATGCGGCTGCTGGGCGCGGAGGTGCGCGGCGTGGACTCCGGCTCGCGTACCTTGAAAGACGCCATCAACGAAGCCATGCGCGACTGGGTCACCAACGTCCGCAGTACGCATTACCTGCTCGGCAGCGTGCTCGGCGCGCATCCTTATCCCACCATGGTGCGCGATTTCCAGTCCATCATCGGCCGCGAAACGCGCGCGCAAATTCGCCGCGCCACCGGCAAATTGCCCTCGGCGATCATCGCCTGTGTCGGCGGCGGCTCGAATGCGATGGGAATCTTTCATGAGTTCATAAAGAAAAAAGACAAGCGCGTGCGCCTGATCGGAGTCGAAGCCGGCGGCCGCGGCGAAAAGCTGGGCGAGCACGCCGCCCGCTTCCACGGCGGCTCTCCCGGCGTGTTGCAGGGCACGTTCTCCTACGTTTTGCAGGACGACGCCGGCCAGATCGCCGCCACGCACTCCGTTTCCGCCGGTCTCGACTATCCCGGCGTCGGCCCCGAGCACGGCTGGCTCAAGGACATCGGCCGCGCTGAATACGTCTCCGCCAGCGACCAAGAGGCGCTGGAAGCCTGCGTGCTGCTGTCGCGCACCGAGGGCATCATCCCGGCGCTCGAGTCAGCGCACGCCGTCGCCGAATGTCTGAAACGCGCGCCGAAGATGAAAAAATCCGACATCCTGATCGTCAACATTTCCGGCCGCGGCGACAAGGACATGGGAATCCTGCAGGAGAACCTATCGATTGGCAATTAG
- a CDS encoding phosphoribosylanthranilate isomerase → MTWIKICGTTTRADALAAVEAGADAVGFVFAASPRRIAPEAAQEIAAALPRPVDKVGVFANESAERIERVARQVGLTVIQLHGDESADFARRLFRSSDGRADGRARLRVFKAVSVMPGVEGVLRDFASSDAVDGILLDSAVLRVACMGQGTELVRGGTGVTFDWKRATDFVPGIAQRTRIILAGGLSPANVAEAVRILQPWGVDVCTGVEASPGAKDHAKVRAFVSAVRDAASPPATSH, encoded by the coding sequence ATGACTTGGATCAAAATCTGCGGCACCACCACTCGCGCCGACGCTTTGGCCGCGGTCGAGGCCGGCGCCGATGCCGTCGGCTTCGTCTTCGCGGCTAGCCCGCGGCGCATTGCGCCCGAAGCCGCGCAGGAGATCGCCGCCGCCCTGCCGCGTCCGGTGGACAAGGTCGGCGTCTTCGCCAACGAATCCGCGGAGCGCATCGAGCGAGTCGCGCGCCAGGTCGGCCTCACTGTCATTCAGCTCCACGGCGACGAGAGTGCGGATTTCGCGCGCCGGCTGTTTCGCAGCAGTGACGGCCGTGCCGACGGACGCGCCCGCCTGCGCGTCTTCAAGGCGGTCTCCGTGATGCCGGGCGTGGAAGGCGTGCTGCGCGATTTTGCCTCCTCCGATGCGGTTGACGGCATCTTGCTCGACTCCGCCGTGCTCCGCGTCGCATGCATGGGCCAGGGCACGGAACTCGTGCGCGGCGGAACCGGCGTCACCTTCGACTGGAAGCGTGCCACCGACTTTGTTCCCGGCATCGCGCAGCGCACGAGAATCATCCTCGCCGGCGGCCTCTCGCCCGCCAACGTCGCCGAAGCCGTGCGCATCCTCCAGCCCTGGGGCGTGGACGTCTGCACCGGCGTCGAAGCCTCGCCCGGCGCCAAGGATCACGCTAAGGTTCGCGCTTTTGTTTCTGCCGTTCGCGACGCCGCGTCACCACCGGCCACCAGCCACTAA
- the trpC gene encoding indole-3-glycerol phosphate synthase TrpC — protein MPTTLDQIVAAARRRVANNQPLANRAELAKRAAEHVPRGFAAALRRVSAEGPAVIAELKKASPSCGVIRGSFHVAGLASQLEAAGAAALSVLTDEEYFQGSLANLCEASAAAELPCLRKDFIVDEFQLLESRANHADAVLLIVAALDPAELRRLHAVAREFSLDVLCEVHDENELGRALDLGCDIIGVNNRDLRTFQVDLNTAVRLGRNIPPGVLKVAESGLQSGADIRRLRDAGYEAFLIGESLMRAEFPGQALQELIRRGREAFENA, from the coding sequence ATGCCCACGACTCTGGACCAGATCGTAGCCGCGGCCCGCCGGCGCGTGGCCAACAACCAGCCGCTGGCTAATCGCGCCGAACTCGCCAAGCGCGCTGCGGAGCACGTCCCGCGCGGATTTGCTGCCGCCCTGCGTCGCGTCTCCGCCGAAGGTCCCGCTGTCATTGCTGAGCTGAAAAAAGCGTCGCCCTCCTGCGGCGTCATCCGCGGCAGCTTTCATGTCGCCGGCCTCGCCTCGCAACTCGAGGCCGCCGGCGCCGCCGCACTTTCCGTCTTGACCGACGAAGAGTATTTCCAGGGCTCCCTCGCGAACCTGTGCGAGGCCTCTGCCGCCGCTGAATTGCCCTGCCTGCGCAAGGACTTCATCGTGGACGAGTTCCAGTTGCTGGAATCGCGCGCCAATCACGCCGACGCCGTTCTCCTGATTGTGGCCGCGCTCGACCCTGCCGAACTCCGCCGCCTGCACGCCGTCGCCCGCGAGTTCTCCCTCGATGTGCTCTGCGAAGTGCACGACGAAAATGAACTCGGACGCGCCCTGGATCTCGGCTGCGACATCATCGGCGTCAACAATCGCGACCTGCGCACCTTCCAGGTGGATCTGAATACCGCCGTGCGCCTGGGCCGCAACATTCCTCCCGGCGTGCTCAAGGTGGCGGAAAGCGGCCTGCAGTCCGGCGCCGACATTCGCCGCCTGCGCGACGCCGGCTATGAAGCCTTCCTGATTGGCGAGTCGCTCATGCGCGCCGAATTTCCCGGTCAGGCGCTGCAGGAGCTTATTCGACGCGGGCGGGAGGCGTTTGAAAACGCGTGA
- a CDS encoding c-type cytochrome, with the protein MKGFILGIIVTLVCIAAGAYIYFAGGYAPVATSAQAMPFEKKLANMALEAHIEKQAPKNAPIQADDAAYTTGALIYKLHCAVCHGLPGAPEPPIAKGEYPKPPQLFKGHGVTDDPAGETYWKVSNGIRLTGMPAFSQSLSETQMWQVSLLLKNADKLPASVQQELGGTMQMQAPTGGGAHQHDH; encoded by the coding sequence ATGAAAGGCTTCATTCTCGGCATCATCGTCACACTGGTCTGCATCGCCGCCGGCGCCTACATCTACTTTGCCGGCGGCTACGCTCCGGTCGCCACCTCCGCCCAGGCCATGCCCTTCGAGAAAAAGCTGGCCAACATGGCGCTGGAGGCGCACATCGAAAAGCAGGCGCCCAAGAACGCCCCCATCCAGGCCGACGATGCCGCTTATACGACTGGTGCGTTGATCTACAAGTTGCATTGCGCCGTCTGCCATGGCCTGCCCGGCGCGCCCGAACCCCCAATCGCCAAGGGCGAATATCCCAAGCCGCCGCAACTGTTCAAAGGCCACGGCGTCACCGACGACCCCGCAGGCGAGACTTACTGGAAAGTGTCCAACGGCATCCGTCTCACCGGCATGCCTGCTTTCAGCCAATCGCTGTCGGAAACTCAGATGTGGCAGGTCAGCCTCCTGCTGAAAAACGCCGACAAGCTGCCCGCCTCCGTACAGCAGGAACTCGGTGGGACCATGCAGATGCAGGCGCCGACCGGCGGCGGCGCACACCAGCACGACCACTGA
- a CDS encoding SAM-dependent methyltransferase, whose translation MSSPVTLTPIGVVRSAIREPLDEVFGGLTARIELDPARFTPESLKGLDEFSHVEILFYFHQLDESRIVYTTRHPRNRPDWPDVGIFAQRARMRPSRIGSTVCRLVSVAGLTITVEDLDAIDGTPVLDIKPYMLTFGPRGPVREPAWARELMTTYWRPLAK comes from the coding sequence ATGTCCTCCCCCGTAACGCTCACTCCCATAGGCGTTGTGCGCAGTGCTATCCGCGAGCCGCTCGATGAAGTCTTCGGCGGACTGACCGCGCGCATCGAACTCGACCCGGCGCGCTTCACGCCCGAATCGCTCAAGGGCCTCGACGAGTTCTCGCACGTCGAAATCCTTTTCTACTTCCACCAACTTGACGAGTCCCGGATCGTTTACACCACGCGCCACCCGCGCAATCGCCCGGACTGGCCCGACGTCGGCATCTTCGCCCAGCGTGCCCGCATGCGTCCCAGCCGCATCGGCTCGACCGTGTGCCGCCTCGTTTCCGTCGCGGGACTCACCATCACGGTGGAAGACCTCGACGCCATTGACGGCACGCCGGTGCTCGACATCAAGCCCTACATGCTGACCTTCGGCCCGCGTGGCCCGGTGCGCGAGCCGGCTTGGGCACGCGAGCTGATGACCACTTACTGGCGTCCACTGGCAAAATAG
- a CDS encoding amino acid permease, translating into MPAEAPAQTAKQEPTGLVRGLSAWDGVLLVIGGVIGSAIFLVPKDVATALPSPPLFLGVWVAGGALALMGALVFAELGTMFPEAGGQYVYLREAYGDFAAFLYGWLMFVAGNGGGIATIAVAFAVYLGKVVRPLEATVAVLSLPGLGWKSGHVVQTAWNLTRGDLVAVAAIVLLTFINVRGLRPAVLLQNVTTWMKYVAIAAFIVFGFAMGRGSWSHFNMGGVREALAPGLSPFMAAMGVAFIAVFWAYEGWVYVAWVAGEVREPERNVPRALIMGVLAVILIYCAINAAYLYALPVTAIAKQDAIGQAAAQVLFSPVAAYWITVVIAIACFSATSSNVLAGARISYAMAHDGLFFHRMGNVHPQHRTPAFALMAQGALACVFALSGTYDQLFTYTEFGMILSYVATVGALFVLRRKRPDTLRPYRCWGYPWMPAVYVVLIAGWLANTTFERPREAVSCLVLSAIGLPGYLYWKKSF; encoded by the coding sequence ATGCCTGCCGAAGCTCCGGCGCAGACCGCAAAGCAGGAACCCACCGGCCTGGTACGCGGGCTTTCGGCGTGGGATGGCGTGTTGCTGGTGATCGGCGGCGTGATCGGCAGCGCCATCTTCCTGGTGCCGAAGGACGTGGCCACAGCGCTGCCTTCACCTCCGCTGTTTCTCGGCGTGTGGGTGGCCGGCGGAGCGCTGGCGCTGATGGGAGCGCTGGTGTTTGCCGAACTGGGCACGATGTTCCCCGAAGCCGGCGGGCAATACGTCTACCTGCGCGAAGCCTATGGCGATTTCGCGGCGTTCCTCTATGGCTGGCTCATGTTTGTCGCCGGCAATGGCGGCGGCATCGCCACTATCGCGGTGGCGTTCGCGGTCTATCTCGGGAAAGTGGTGCGGCCGCTGGAAGCGACTGTGGCGGTGCTGTCTTTGCCCGGACTGGGCTGGAAGTCCGGCCACGTGGTGCAGACGGCATGGAACCTGACCCGCGGCGACCTGGTGGCGGTGGCGGCGATTGTGTTGCTGACCTTCATCAACGTGCGCGGCCTGCGTCCCGCGGTGCTGTTGCAGAACGTGACCACGTGGATGAAGTACGTGGCGATTGCGGCGTTCATCGTGTTCGGCTTTGCGATGGGCAGAGGCTCCTGGTCGCATTTCAACATGGGCGGCGTGCGGGAAGCGCTGGCCCCCGGTCTCAGCCCGTTCATGGCGGCGATGGGCGTGGCGTTTATCGCCGTGTTCTGGGCCTACGAAGGCTGGGTGTACGTGGCGTGGGTAGCGGGCGAAGTGCGCGAACCGGAGCGCAACGTGCCGCGCGCGCTGATCATGGGTGTGCTGGCCGTCATCCTGATTTATTGCGCAATCAACGCTGCCTACCTGTACGCCCTGCCGGTGACGGCAATCGCGAAACAGGACGCGATCGGCCAGGCGGCGGCGCAGGTCTTGTTCTCGCCGGTGGCGGCGTACTGGATCACGGTGGTGATCGCGATTGCGTGCTTCAGCGCGACCTCGAGCAATGTCCTGGCGGGGGCGCGGATTTCCTACGCCATGGCGCACGACGGGCTGTTCTTTCACCGCATGGGCAATGTTCATCCGCAGCACCGGACGCCGGCGTTCGCGCTGATGGCGCAGGGCGCGCTGGCGTGCGTGTTCGCGCTGTCAGGCACCTACGATCAGCTGTTCACCTACACGGAGTTCGGGATGATCCTGTCGTACGTGGCGACGGTGGGCGCGCTGTTCGTGTTGCGCCGCAAGCGTCCCGACACGCTGCGGCCCTACCGCTGCTGGGGTTATCCGTGGATGCCGGCGGTGTACGTGGTGCTGATCGCCGGATGGCTGGCGAACACGACCTTCGAGCGGCCCAGGGAAGCGGTGTCATGCCTGGTACTCTCGGCAATCGGGCTGCCGGGGTATTTGTATTGGAAGAAAAGCTTTTAG
- a CDS encoding IS630 family transposase, with protein MRTGRPKPALTLNPEEQTQLRSWAASRTLPHALVCRARLVRWSAQGQSNTQIARRLHWTNATVGNWRRRFVEHRLAGLYDELRPGRPRSIEDEQIAALLKRTLARKPAGATHWSVRQAAQASGISKSTVHRVFQLFALQPHRSRSFKLSTDPFLVEKVRDIVGLYLNPPDHALVLCVDEKSQIQALNRTQPVLPMGLGYVEGVTHDYVRHGTTTLFAALDIASGVVFTECKPRHRHQEFLSFLRRLDASIPDGFDVHLIVDNYATHKHPKVRTWLGQRPRYHIHYTPTYSSWLNQVERWFALITQQAIRRGSFRSVKDLIEKIDAFVRNYNRSHRPFAWTATADSILQKIARLCSRISGTGH; from the coding sequence ATGCGAACCGGTCGCCCCAAACCTGCGCTTACTTTGAACCCAGAGGAACAAACCCAACTGCGCAGTTGGGCTGCTTCTCGCACTTTGCCCCACGCCTTGGTGTGCCGCGCCCGGCTGGTGCGGTGGTCGGCCCAGGGGCAAAGCAACACGCAAATTGCCCGCCGCTTGCACTGGACCAACGCCACCGTGGGCAACTGGCGGCGGCGCTTTGTCGAGCACCGGCTGGCGGGACTGTACGATGAGCTGCGTCCCGGCCGACCGCGCAGCATCGAGGATGAGCAGATCGCGGCCCTGCTCAAACGAACCCTCGCGCGCAAGCCGGCGGGCGCCACCCACTGGAGCGTCCGGCAAGCCGCCCAGGCCAGCGGCATTTCCAAGTCCACCGTTCATCGCGTGTTTCAACTCTTTGCCCTGCAGCCGCACCGCAGCCGCAGCTTCAAGCTCTCCACCGACCCGTTCTTGGTCGAGAAGGTCCGCGACATCGTCGGCCTCTATCTGAACCCGCCCGATCACGCGCTGGTGCTGTGCGTCGATGAAAAAAGCCAGATCCAGGCCCTGAACCGTACCCAGCCGGTGTTGCCCATGGGACTGGGCTACGTCGAGGGCGTCACCCACGACTACGTCCGCCACGGCACCACCACCCTGTTTGCCGCCCTCGACATCGCCAGCGGCGTGGTCTTTACCGAGTGCAAGCCGCGCCACCGGCACCAGGAGTTCCTCTCCTTCCTGCGCCGTTTGGATGCCTCCATCCCGGACGGGTTCGACGTGCACCTCATCGTGGACAACTACGCCACCCACAAGCACCCCAAGGTCCGCACCTGGCTGGGGCAACGCCCCCGCTATCACATCCACTACACCCCCACCTACTCCTCCTGGCTCAACCAGGTGGAACGCTGGTTCGCTCTCATCACCCAGCAGGCGATTCGTCGCGGCTCCTTCCGTAGCGTGAAGGACCTGATCGAAAAGATCGACGCTTTTGTGCGAAACTACAACCGTTCCCATCGCCCCTTCGCCTGGACAGCAACGGCCGATTCGATCCTGCAAAAGATCGCGCGACTTTGTTCACGTATTTCCGGCACAGGACACTAG
- a CDS encoding TRAM domain-containing protein, which produces MDIVLIRAIFVVVVAAVCYFLQPFGLNPVPDMVVGAGIGLAIVLFEMRLRQISLKRLIGAAIGSILGIIGAYLFSIVIRNSLKPGATQSFLQLLVILLMAYVGLIVGANKGDLLNLSALGGIFGGEKQSKKSYKILDTSVIIDGRIADIAETGFLDGVLVIPQFVLRELQLVADSADSLKRNRGRRGLDILQRVQKIATLQVQIVEDDFPAVREVDMKLIELAKLMEGKIVTNDFNLNKVAQLQGVEVLNINELANSLKPIVLPGEAMRVFILKEGKEYNQGVAYLDDGTMVVVDNARKMIGKTVDIAVTSVLQTTAGKMIFGKFDERATVRTELPRTANVRPGSPQPSGPPQSAGSQASPVAAAERPVEPV; this is translated from the coding sequence TTGGACATTGTCCTCATACGGGCAATTTTTGTCGTCGTGGTGGCCGCCGTCTGCTACTTCCTGCAGCCGTTCGGGCTCAATCCCGTGCCGGATATGGTGGTGGGGGCGGGAATCGGCCTGGCCATCGTGCTGTTCGAGATGCGGCTGCGGCAGATCAGCCTCAAGCGCCTGATCGGGGCGGCCATTGGCAGCATTCTCGGCATTATCGGCGCCTACCTGTTCAGCATCGTCATCCGCAATTCTCTCAAGCCCGGCGCGACGCAAAGCTTCCTGCAATTGCTGGTCATCCTGTTGATGGCTTACGTGGGGCTGATTGTCGGAGCCAACAAGGGCGACCTGCTGAACCTGTCGGCGCTGGGCGGAATTTTCGGTGGAGAAAAACAGTCCAAGAAGAGCTACAAGATCCTGGACACCAGCGTCATCATTGACGGGCGGATTGCGGATATCGCCGAGACCGGGTTCCTGGATGGCGTGCTGGTGATTCCGCAGTTCGTCTTGCGCGAGCTGCAACTGGTGGCCGACAGCGCCGATTCGCTGAAACGCAATCGCGGGCGGCGCGGACTGGACATTTTGCAGCGCGTCCAGAAGATCGCGACCCTGCAAGTGCAGATCGTGGAAGACGATTTTCCCGCGGTGCGGGAAGTGGACATGAAGCTGATCGAGCTGGCCAAGCTGATGGAGGGGAAGATCGTGACCAACGATTTTAACCTCAACAAAGTGGCGCAGCTCCAGGGCGTGGAAGTGCTCAACATCAACGAGTTGGCGAACTCGCTGAAGCCGATCGTGCTGCCGGGCGAGGCCATGCGCGTGTTCATCCTGAAGGAAGGCAAGGAGTACAACCAGGGCGTGGCCTACCTGGACGACGGCACCATGGTCGTGGTGGACAATGCGCGCAAGATGATCGGCAAGACCGTCGATATCGCCGTCACCTCCGTGTTGCAGACCACGGCGGGGAAGATGATCTTTGGAAAGTTCGATGAGCGGGCGACGGTACGCACGGAACTGCCGCGCACGGCCAACGTCCGTCCCGGGTCGCCGCAACCCTCCGGACCGCCGCAGTCGGCAGGATCGCAGGCATCGCCCGTGGCGGCGGCGGAACGGCCGGTTGAACCGGTGTAA
- a CDS encoding zinc ribbon domain-containing protein — protein MEHPCHQCGTAVEDGTAFCKHCGAPQIRVIGEERATEPLLPGTPAEIQPPAEPVSLGGATPAAPLGIDWSQAVPAAALAGFFLAIAWVIPFLGFLLWLVVGGVLGIAMYRRRVPQATLTPGLGARIGAVTGLFGFVVFAVLFGLELLVSRGSGRFRQMLQQIVEQAAARNADPRAQQAIQQMMTPAGLALLVTIVLVVFLAAFLALSSIGGALGAWLLGKSPRDRQS, from the coding sequence ATGGAGCATCCCTGCCATCAGTGCGGTACTGCGGTGGAAGACGGGACCGCCTTCTGTAAGCACTGCGGCGCCCCTCAGATCCGGGTAATCGGGGAGGAGCGCGCTACCGAGCCCCTTCTCCCCGGTACTCCGGCTGAAATCCAGCCGCCCGCCGAACCGGTTTCCCTGGGTGGCGCCACGCCAGCCGCGCCCCTCGGCATTGACTGGTCCCAGGCTGTGCCCGCCGCCGCGCTGGCCGGATTCTTCCTGGCGATTGCCTGGGTTATCCCGTTTCTTGGCTTTCTGTTATGGCTGGTTGTCGGGGGCGTGCTGGGGATCGCGATGTATCGCCGCCGCGTGCCACAGGCGACGCTCACCCCGGGTCTGGGCGCCCGCATCGGGGCGGTCACGGGATTGTTTGGATTCGTCGTCTTCGCCGTTCTGTTCGGCTTGGAATTGCTGGTAAGCCGCGGCAGCGGCCGTTTTCGCCAGATGCTGCAGCAGATCGTCGAGCAGGCCGCCGCGCGCAACGCCGATCCCCGCGCCCAACAGGCCATCCAGCAGATGATGACCCCCGCCGGCCTCGCCCTGCTGGTCACTATCGTCCTGGTGGTGTTCCTCGCCGCCTTCCTCGCCTTATCCAGTATCGGCGGGGCTCTCGGCGCCTGGCTGCTGGGCAAGAGTCCGCGCGACCGGCAAAGCTAG
- the pyrR gene encoding bifunctional pyr operon transcriptional regulator/uracil phosphoribosyltransferase PyrR, producing MSASEIERTLVRLAHEIIEKNNGIKDLALVGIRRRGVPIAQRLGKIIQRIEGTAIPVGILDISLYRDDLSTVGPKPLVQKADIGCPVTDMNIVLCDDVLYTGRTTRAALDALVDHGRPSRVQLLVLIDRGHRELPIEAGFVGRTVQTTRNEIIEVKLQETDSMEKVLLVEKET from the coding sequence ATGTCCGCCTCCGAGATCGAACGGACGCTGGTGCGGTTGGCGCACGAAATCATCGAGAAAAATAACGGCATCAAGGACCTTGCCCTGGTGGGAATTCGCCGGCGTGGAGTGCCGATCGCGCAGCGCCTCGGCAAAATCATCCAGCGCATCGAAGGCACGGCCATCCCGGTGGGCATCCTCGACATTTCGCTCTACCGCGATGACCTGTCCACCGTCGGCCCCAAGCCGCTGGTGCAAAAGGCCGACATCGGATGTCCGGTCACCGACATGAACATCGTCCTCTGCGACGACGTTCTCTACACCGGCCGCACCACCCGCGCCGCGCTCGACGCGCTGGTGGATCACGGCCGCCCCAGCCGCGTGCAACTGCTCGTCCTGATCGATCGCGGCCATCGCGAACTGCCCATCGAGGCCGGGTTTGTCGGCCGCACGGTGCAGACCACGCGCAACGAGATCATCGAGGTTAAGCTTCAGGAAACTGACAGCATGGAGAAGGTGCTGCTGGTGGAGAAGGAAACCTGA
- a CDS encoding aspartate carbamoyltransferase catalytic subunit: MAHASLLGIEQLETDEIVAILRLAKRFQRARPRPLFKEKRVALLFYEASTRTRISFEFAAKVLGATTTIVHPTASSVEKGESLIDTGLTIRALGAQVIIIRHPSSGAPHVLARHVDVPVINAGDGMHEHPSQALLDAFTILQHKQTLRGLRVAIVGDIFHSRVARSEVHLLGRFGAKVMLCGPPELAPDSAASLAPGVQVTRNLGEALRGADVVMVLRIQKERLAGKQISVEQYIAQYQVTPERLKLAKRDAVLMHPGPIIRGMELTGELADSPQSVVLEQVANGIPVRMAILARALEIRV, encoded by the coding sequence CTGGCGCACGCGTCGTTGCTGGGCATTGAACAGCTCGAAACCGACGAGATCGTCGCCATTCTGCGGCTCGCCAAGCGCTTTCAGCGTGCCCGCCCCCGCCCCTTGTTCAAGGAAAAACGGGTTGCGCTGCTCTTCTACGAGGCCTCGACGCGCACCCGCATCTCCTTCGAGTTTGCCGCCAAAGTGCTGGGCGCCACCACCACCATCGTGCACCCCACCGCGTCCAGCGTCGAGAAAGGCGAGTCGCTGATTGACACCGGCCTGACCATCCGCGCCCTCGGCGCCCAGGTCATCATCATTCGCCATCCCTCGTCGGGCGCGCCCCACGTGCTCGCCCGCCATGTGGATGTCCCGGTCATCAACGCCGGCGACGGCATGCACGAGCACCCCTCGCAGGCGCTGCTTGATGCCTTCACCATCCTGCAACATAAGCAAACCTTGCGCGGACTGCGCGTGGCGATTGTCGGTGATATCTTTCACAGCCGCGTGGCGCGCTCGGAAGTGCACCTGCTGGGCCGCTTCGGCGCCAAGGTCATGCTGTGCGGGCCGCCGGAACTGGCGCCCGATTCGGCCGCAAGCCTCGCTCCCGGCGTGCAGGTGACGCGCAACCTCGGCGAGGCCCTGCGCGGCGCCGACGTGGTTATGGTCCTGCGCATCCAGAAGGAACGCCTCGCCGGCAAACAGATCAGCGTCGAACAGTACATCGCGCAATACCAGGTCACGCCCGAGCGGCTGAAGCTGGCCAAGCGCGACGCCGTCCTCATGCATCCAGGCCCGATTATTCGTGGTATGGAATTGACCGGCGAACTGGCCGACAGCCCGCAGTCCGTGGTGCTGGAACAGGTGGCCAACGGCATTCCCGTACGCATGGCAATCCTGGCCCGCGCGCTGGAGATTCGAGTTTAG